Proteins from a single region of Triticum urartu cultivar G1812 unplaced genomic scaffold, Tu2.1 TuUngrouped_contig_2181, whole genome shotgun sequence:
- the LOC125526885 gene encoding NAC domain-containing protein 48-like gives MASPPAGSSSFYSGEGEPASFPNPWFEWEGTGHRLLSPYHSPPPPQTLAHGVAAAPLLAPAPSPTTPPPVASPPPPPPPPPQPAPGFAFCPTDRELVSFYLRPRISGQPLPDAAKQFFHEADVYATDPASLVAGRLPGPARAQGESKNWYFFSLVKPRSAQDSRKCRIVGGGKGTWKQERGNGVVGAEGRAVGRLERFTYTPNPKEDKKPPEWLMTEFSVDQHDDGGQPRPVLCLCKIYQSPRFLKSASKNSASARKRKSAADESPAVKRQLLFPAPPPPPIPLLPVLFPPPPPPAPNLSAEDDVWAHIGADPELNFSLEEFTAPWPCSMTAAAPSLLGSGHGSQCA, from the coding sequence ATGGCGTCGCCGCCGGCAGGCTCTTCCTCCTTCTACTCAGGCGAGGGCGAGCCTGCCTCCTTCCCGAACCCGTGGTTCGAATGGGAGGGAACCGGCCACCGCCTCCTCTCCCCCTACCActcgccgccaccgccgcaaACCCTAGCCCATGGcgtcgccgccgcccccctcctGGCCCCTGCCCCCTCACCCACCACGCCTCCGCCCGTCGCGTCGcctcctccgcctccgcctccgcctcctcagCCCGCGCCCGGCTTCGCCTTCTGCCCGACCGACCGCGAGCTCGTCTCCTTCTACCTCCGCCCAAGAATCTCCGGCCAGCCGCTCCCGGACGCCGCCAAGCAGTTCTTCCACGAGGCAGACGTGTACGCCACGGACCCGGCTTCCCTCGTCGCTGGCCGCCTGCCGGGCCCGGCGAGGGCTCAGGGGGAGAGCAAGAACTGGTACTTCTTCAGCCTCGTGAAGCCCAGGAGCGCCCAGGACAGCCGCAAGTGCCGGATCGTCGGAGGGGGCAAGGGCACATGGAAGCAAGAGCGAGGGAACGGCGTCGTCGGCGCCGAGGGCCGCGCCGTCGGGCGCCTGGAGAGGTTCACGTACACGCCCAACCCCAAGGAGGACAAGAAGCCGCCGGAGTGGCTCATGACGGAGTTCAGCGTCGACCAGCACGACGACGGCGGCCAGCCGAGGCCGGTTCTTTGCCTCTGCAAGATCTACCAGAGCCCGCGCTTCCTCAAGTCCGCCTCCAAGAACTCGGCGTCCGCGCGCAAGAGGAAGTCCGCCGCGGACGAATCACCCGCCGTCAAGCGGCAGCTCCTGTttccggcgccccctcccccacCAATTCCGTTGCTGCCCGTCCTGTTTCCCCCGCCCCCTCCTCCCGCACCAAATCTGTCGGCCGAAGACGACGTCTGGGCGCACATTGGTGCGGACCCGGAATTGAACTTTAGCTTGGAAGAGTTCACCGCTCCCTGGCCCTGCTCAATGACGGCAGCGGCGCCGTCTCTGCTAGGATCCGGCCATGGAAGTCAGTGCGCTTAA